Below is a genomic region from Prolixibacteraceae bacterium.
TTTGGATCGCCGTATCAATCAATGGAATGTTAAGAATATTTTAGAATACAATAAAACTTTCGGAAGTAAACATGAACTTGATTTGATGATAGGTGATGAAATCAGACATGATGATCTTGCACAGCGTGAGTCATGGGTGTATGGTTTTAATCCAGTTACATTAACATCGAAACCTTTAGTCTATCACAGAGAAAGTGATGCAAATGGATTTCCAACTTATGGAGAAGCTGCTGCAGAGAATGCATATGTTTCTTACTTTGGTACATTTAGTTATAGCTTTGATCGCCGTTATTCATTATTTGGTAGTATTAGAACTGATGCATCAAATATTTTTGGAAAGAATACGAATGATCTGTTCGTTCCTTTATGGGCAATGGGTGCAGCTTGGAATATTGATAAAGAAGCATTTTATAATCTTGATTTTATGAATAAGGCCAAATTACGTCTTTCATATGGTCTTCAGGGGAATATTGATAAGTCAACAGCCCCTACTCTTGTAGGAGAATGGAATCAGCACAATATTCTTGGTGGGTTAAACGAAAATGCGATTGTAGTAACAGGAGCACCCAACCCAGATTTGATGTGGGAAAAAACTACAAACTACGATCTAGGAATTGAGTTGGGATTCTTTAAAAATCGTTTACAGTTTACTGCAGATATTTATTCTCGTAATTCTTATGACTTAATTGGAACAAAAGAATTAGCACATGAGACTGGTTTTTATACATCTCCAGTGAACTGGGCTGAGGTTAGTAATAAAGGTTATGAATTAAGTTTGACTGCTCAGCCTATTAGATCAAAACGATTTAGTTGGGATGTTACATTTAACTGGTCACATAATAAAGATCAGGTGGAAAAAATACATGTTGGAGATCAGCAGGTAGTACCATCTCGTGAAGGATTACCAGTAAATGCGATGTTTGGTTTTAAAACCAGAGGTTTGAGTGAAACTGGAATGCCAATATATGATGATAATGGAAAGGGAGTATCTGCAACAGAGTTTTTTAAACTAGAAGCATTATGGGATTATGCTCCATTGACAGCTTCTACATTAAGCTCTGATGAAATTAGAGATAGATATACTTATATGGGTACGACAGATCCAAAGTTCACCGGAGGTATTGTAAATAGTTTTCGTTATAAAGGATTTACACTTTATGTTGCTGCAAACTTCTTCTTAAAAGGAATGAAACGTGAAACACCATTCTATAGTGCAGGTTCTTTTGATCGATCAAGAAACTATTCTAGTAAGGTTAATCAAATTTGGTCTCCTGAGAATAAAGATGGAGTTTATCCTGCAATTATGTCTTCCACTAGTGATCCTGAAAACCCATATGAATACTATGCATATAACTCAGGTGGTTTAGGTTCCTTTGAGCCTTTTAAAGATCTAGATATTTGGTTTAAGGAAGTAAACTATATTCGTATTTCAAATATTCGATTGAGTTACAATCTTCCAAAGAGTTTTACAGACAAACTTGGAGTTGGTACTACTTCTGTGAAAGTTGAAGCATTAAATCCGTTTGTGTTTGGAACGGACTATAGTGGCTATTTTGATCCTGAGACATATGGTAGTGTATATTCTCAACCAATTGCGAAGTCATTCTCCGTTGGTCTAAACCTAAGTTTCTAATTCACCAATTTATTGAAGACAATGAAAAAGATACATATTTTAGTGGGATTAATTATTGCCACTTTTTTATCTAGTTGTAGTGATTTCCTAGATATTACTCCGGTAGGTAAGGTACTTCCTACCACAGTTGAAGACTATCGTGCATTATTGACCGATAGTTACAATCAAAATAATAACAATCTAGGATTGATAGATTATCGTTCAGATGATTATACCTTTAAGGGAGGAGACGATAACGCAATGTATATAGAGCATTATTTTTGGAATGAGAATAATGGTGATATAAATACAATCATATATACATATAAAACTCAATATGAGATTATTTTTGGGTGTAATCAGGTAATTGCTGCTCAAGGAAAAATGACCCAAGGGACAGAAGTTGATGAAAATCAGTTGGTTGCTGAGGCATACGCATTGAGAGCAATGGTATATTTGGATTTAGTAAATGTTTTTGCTGATACCTACATGGCATCAACAGCATCTACAACTAAATCAGTTCCTCTTGTTTTAAAACCAGAAGTTGATCTTAATGGTCAATTTAATCGAGAAAACTTATCTGTGATTTATAGCCAAATCAATAATGATTTAATAGAGGCAGGTAAGCTTATGGTTGTTGAACAACAAAAAGACAAAGCACTTTCGTATAGGTTTAGCAAAGTAGCATTACATGCCTTGAAAGCTAAAGTCGGGTTATTACAAGGTTCATGGTCTAATGTAATTTCAGATGCTAATGAAGCATTAGTGTTACAGTCTTCTTTGCAAAATGTGAATACTGAAAAAGATGATTTTCTTACATATAAGTCAGTTGAAAACATCTTGTCGATTCATAAAATATATAGTTTTCCATCACAAAGAAACTTGATAATTGCTTCAACTC
It encodes:
- a CDS encoding RagB/SusD family nutrient uptake outer membrane protein; this encodes MKKIHILVGLIIATFLSSCSDFLDITPVGKVLPTTVEDYRALLTDSYNQNNNNLGLIDYRSDDYTFKGGDDNAMYIEHYFWNENNGDINTIIYTYKTQYEIIFGCNQVIAAQGKMTQGTEVDENQLVAEAYALRAMVYLDLVNVFADTYMASTASTTKSVPLVLKPEVDLNGQFNRENLSVIYSQINNDLIEAGKLMVVEQQKDKALSYRFSKVALHALKAKVGLLQGSWSNVISDANEALVLQSSLQNVNTEKDDFLTYKSVENILSIHKIYSFPSQRNLIIASTPLNEGMSEDGSMRKEAMLFDDGKTKVMSSNEFKTTFRVPEVMLMLAEASLRLDAPDASTAKTQLKKLIEARYTPAGAATLNAKIDAMDNAALLKEVLRQRRMELAFQGKRWVDLKRLGKPSITHEFKDDAGETRTETLLENDPRYVVKFPLEAIRLNPNLAQ